The following coding sequences are from one Eucalyptus grandis isolate ANBG69807.140 chromosome 11, ASM1654582v1, whole genome shotgun sequence window:
- the LOC104426515 gene encoding uncharacterized protein LOC104426515 isoform X2 — protein sequence MCMGRTGMAISCVEEKICSVNTMEDDGGDNSSLTLLECLRGRLLAERQASRAAKDDAEFMVQKLTELEEKLREEIRLRDKAEKRLKFLRGKLETANIPFSPTLEESEESCRSPIASGPKDARLERAKRQISEQETSQDSKTDSSNHLKSSDHSDTHEAHLDWEIDDFPAEKSGQQITPSDEEFKIDDPSSPMLKASVAEPETRKGIDKQAPSLLAPVPIKLPAKPQPREMKITRKITSQALDPLIHARVKTRSSMERRHMFKALIC from the exons ATGTGCATGGGTAGAACAGGAATGGCAATCAGCTGTGTAGAAGAGAAAATATGCAG TGTCAATACAATGGAGGACGATGGTGGTGACAACAGCAGTTTGACTCTCTTAGAGTGCCTGAGAGGAAGATTGCTGGCAGAGAGACAAGCCTCTAGAGCAGCTAAAGACGATGCAGAGTTCATGGTTCAAAAG TTGACAGAGCTGGAGGAGAAGCTGAGAGAAGAGATCAGATTGAGGGACAAGGCCGAGAAGAGGCTTAAATTCCTTAGGGGAAAGCTTGAAACTGCGAACATCCCATTTTCACCTACATTGGAGGAATCAGAAGAATCTTGCAGATCACCCATTGCTTCAGGCCCCAAAGACGCACGATTAGAAAGAGCCAAGAGGCAGATCTCAGAGCAAGAAACTTCCCAAGACTCGAAAACCGATTCTTCAAATCACCTCAAGTCAAGTGATCACTCTGACACCCATGAAGCTCATCTTGATTgggaaattgatgattttcctGCTGAAAAATCTGGCCAGCAAATCACCCCCAGTGATGAAGAGTTCAAGATTGATGACCCCAG TTCTCCCATGTTGAAAGCTTCAGTGGCAGAGCCAGAGACACGGAAAGGGATTGACAAGCAAGCTCCCAGCTTACTGGCACCGGTCCCAATCAAGCTTCCAGCAAAACCTCAGCCGAGAGAGATGAAGATAACGAGGAAAATCACAAGCCAAGCCCTTGATCCTCTGATCCACGCCAGAGTAAAGACTCGGAGTTCAATGGAAAGAAGGCATATGTTTAAAGCTCTGATCTGTTAA
- the LOC104426515 gene encoding uncharacterized protein LOC104426515 isoform X1: protein MCMGRTGMAISCVEEKICRVASVNTMEDDGGDNSSLTLLECLRGRLLAERQASRAAKDDAEFMVQKLTELEEKLREEIRLRDKAEKRLKFLRGKLETANIPFSPTLEESEESCRSPIASGPKDARLERAKRQISEQETSQDSKTDSSNHLKSSDHSDTHEAHLDWEIDDFPAEKSGQQITPSDEEFKIDDPSSPMLKASVAEPETRKGIDKQAPSLLAPVPIKLPAKPQPREMKITRKITSQALDPLIHARVKTRSSMERRHMFKALIC from the exons ATGTGCATGGGTAGAACAGGAATGGCAATCAGCTGTGTAGAAGAGAAAATATGCAG AGTGGCCAGTGTCAATACAATGGAGGACGATGGTGGTGACAACAGCAGTTTGACTCTCTTAGAGTGCCTGAGAGGAAGATTGCTGGCAGAGAGACAAGCCTCTAGAGCAGCTAAAGACGATGCAGAGTTCATGGTTCAAAAG TTGACAGAGCTGGAGGAGAAGCTGAGAGAAGAGATCAGATTGAGGGACAAGGCCGAGAAGAGGCTTAAATTCCTTAGGGGAAAGCTTGAAACTGCGAACATCCCATTTTCACCTACATTGGAGGAATCAGAAGAATCTTGCAGATCACCCATTGCTTCAGGCCCCAAAGACGCACGATTAGAAAGAGCCAAGAGGCAGATCTCAGAGCAAGAAACTTCCCAAGACTCGAAAACCGATTCTTCAAATCACCTCAAGTCAAGTGATCACTCTGACACCCATGAAGCTCATCTTGATTgggaaattgatgattttcctGCTGAAAAATCTGGCCAGCAAATCACCCCCAGTGATGAAGAGTTCAAGATTGATGACCCCAG TTCTCCCATGTTGAAAGCTTCAGTGGCAGAGCCAGAGACACGGAAAGGGATTGACAAGCAAGCTCCCAGCTTACTGGCACCGGTCCCAATCAAGCTTCCAGCAAAACCTCAGCCGAGAGAGATGAAGATAACGAGGAAAATCACAAGCCAAGCCCTTGATCCTCTGATCCACGCCAGAGTAAAGACTCGGAGTTCAATGGAAAGAAGGCATATGTTTAAAGCTCTGATCTGTTAA
- the LOC104426514 gene encoding uncharacterized protein LOC104426514, translating into MNQLQSAIRSTFALRSRGGTAAAAAAARGLPSLLRDAPRPFSTEPEQPAQPEDSSADPFLRPPNTGPVYAKLFGMSRHTLKTDIVNLLEGCNLTPDDVRFNYNRMFVPMGMMVQFPSRFQFDQAFKVIGRKGRLYKLERADRSQWDLLMNYDGKTLLLQGIPFSANPNDVERFMSGCQYDASSIQMMVRPANPDPIKMATVNFPSQIQAMNAFITKNRGFCQNSQVLLRVLQ; encoded by the exons ATGAACCAGCTCCAGAGCGCAATCAGGTCGACCTTCGCTCTCCGGAGCAGGGGGggcaccgccgccgccgccgccgccgcccgaggCCTCCCCTCGCTTCTCCGGGACGCGCCGCGGCCTTTCTCGACGGAGCCGGAGCAGCCGGCCCAGCCGGAGGACTCGTCCGCCGATCCGTTCCTTCGGCCTCCGAACACTG GTCCTGTTTATGCAAAGTTATTTGGAATGTCAAGGCACACCTTGAAGACTGATATTGTAAACCTGCTTGAAGGTTGTAACCTGACCCCGGATGATGTCAGATTCAACTACAACCGGATGTTTGTCCCCATGGGAAT GATGGTGCAATTTCCGTCTCGGTTTCAATTTGATCAGGCTTTTAAGGTGATTGGTAGGAAGGGTCGCTTGTACAAATTGGAGAGG GCTGATCGTTCGCAGTGGGATCTTCTCATGAATTATGATGGGAAAACG CTTTTACTGCAAGGAATCCCTTTCTCTGCTAATCCAAATGATGTGGAACGGTTTATGTCCGGATGTCAATATGATGCATCCTCCATTCAGATGATGGTCAG GCCAGCAAACCCGGATCCAATCAAGATGGCGACTGTGAACTTCCCCTCGCAGATTCAAGCAATGAATGCGTTCATCACCAAGAATAGAGGTTTCTGCCAAAATAGTCAGGTTTTGTTGCGAGTTCTGCAGTAA
- the LOC104426516 gene encoding nuclear pore complex protein NUP43, giving the protein MAVTQLPPSPEIRKLPLYKYVDGVRWLPPFSALDRYAVIASFDSDSDTPSLEVHSVSPSKALALASAPAPLPSRVSSLKSASFAQRPVVAASTRAGSLHVMAVNPMDLSIEPAAAASEGLHAGGASCVDLADGGSDCVSVGEDGRVNLVSLGEGRLRKARVFDANGLVSYTAAKWASPSEFATGGYGFSLHWWDRRTPGGPVSQFKCDRIQEKASGIVHSIDIHPSRKHTCLAGGSSGTIFAWDLRRQQQPIILSGVGMGEGVTSLVSESEIWEIQYDRSIKPSNVGSRMLPVMICSEDGILAVVEEGKEPVELLAEPCAINSFDFDPQKPSEVICSLEWESIAILSRP; this is encoded by the exons ATGGCGGTCACGCAGCTTCCGCCGTCGCCGGAAATCCGCAAGCTCCCTCTGTACAAGTACGTCGACGGCGTGCGGTGGCTCCCTCCCTTCTCCGCCCTGGACCGCTACGCCGTCATCGCCTCCTTCGACTCCGACTCCGACACCCCGTCCCTCGAGGTCCACTCCGTAAGCCCTTCCAAAGCCCTGGCGCTCGCCTCCGCCCCCGCGCCGCTGCCCTCCCGCGTCTCCTCGCTCAAGTCCGCGAGCTTCGCGCAGCGGCCCGTGGTCGCCGCCTCGACCCGCGCGGGGTCGCTCCACGTCATGGCCGTGAACCCGATGGACCTGTCGATcgagccggcggcggcggcgtcggaggGGCTGCACGCCGGGGGAGCCTCGTGCGTGGACTTGGCGGACGGCGGATCGGACTGCGTGAGCGTCGGGGAGGACGGGAGGGTGAATCTGGTGAGCCTCGGGGAGGGTCGGCTCCGGAAAGCTAGGGTTTTTGACGCGAACGGGCTGGTTTCGTACACCGCCGCGAAATGGGCGTCGCCGAGCGAGTTCGCGACCGGCGGTTACGGGTTCAGTCTGCACTGGTGGGATCGGAGGACGCCCGGAGGGCCGGTCTCGCAGTTCAAGTGTGATCG CATCCAAGAGAAGGCTTCTGGGATAGTTCACTCTATTGATATTCATCCATCTCGAAAGCACACTTGTCTG GCAGGTGGATCATCGGGGACCATATTTGCCTGGGATCTGCGGCGGCAACAACAGCCAATTATTTTATCTGGAGTCGGGATGGGTGAGGGAGTGACTAGTTTGGTGTCTGAGAGTGAGATTTGGGAAATCCAATATGATCGCAGTATAAAGCCTTCTAATGTTGGCTCACGAATGTTACCTGTCATGATCTGCTCAGAAGATGGGATTCTAGCTGTTGTGGAAGAAG GCAAAGAACCGGTGGAGCTCTTGGCTGAACCCTGTGCCATCAATAGCTTtgactttgacccgcaaaagcCCTCC GAGGTAATCTGTAGTTTGGAGTGGGAATCTATAGCCATCTTGTCAAGGCCATAG
- the LOC104427907 gene encoding uncharacterized protein LOC104427907 gives MEGESDNDLRLSALCKSLGSLWLASDVVEVSTEIPPTKRQECNLTLFGKLFSKPNVNFQAFTNTMKKAWKTESVACLQKESGLFSFVFQSEEDKDRILKTGPWSFTNNILVLKQCEPEIPEHCYEFSCYAFWVQMGGILPGWFREDVVADLAERMGRVVEIQMEANGNGPHKAGKVRVELDLNSPLKSGAILDIGTKKLWMKFKYK, from the coding sequence ATGGAAGGTGAGAGCGATAATGATTTGAGATTATCAGCATTATGTAAAAGCCTAGGTTCTCTTTGGTTAGCAAGTGATGTGGTTGAGGTCTCCACCGAAATTCCTCCTACTAAAAGGCAGGAATGCAATCTTACTCTCTTTGGTAAGTTGTTCTCTAAACCTAATGTTAATTTCCAAGCCTTTACTAACACAATGAAAAAGGCATGGAAAACAGAATCAGTTGCTTGTCTGCAAAAAGAATCAGGGTTATTCTCCTTCGTTTTCCAGTCTGAAGAGGATAAAGATAGAATTCTAAAAACAGGCCCATGGTCTTTCACAAATAACATTTTAGTTCTGAAGCAATGTGAGCCAGAAATACCAGAGCACTGTTATGAGTTTTCTTGCTACGCCTTTTGGGTTCAAATGGGAGGGATACTTCCAGGGTGGTTTAGAGAGGATGTGGTTGCTGATTTGGCCGAAAGAATGGGCCGAGTAGTAGAGATACAGATGGAGGCTAACGGGAATGGACCACACAAAGCAGGAAAGGTGAGAGTCGAGCTGGATTTGAATTCACCCTTAAAATCAGGAGCTATATTGGACATTGGGACTAAAAAGCTATGGATGAAATTTAAGTACAAATGA